A region of the Vigna unguiculata cultivar IT97K-499-35 chromosome 9, ASM411807v1, whole genome shotgun sequence genome:
TTCTCCCCAGTGAGGCTCTCTTCTCAGAATGTTGAGGGCCACCTTCCTCTTCATTTGGCTGTACCACATTACTAGCCGGAGCATCATTTTTTTCTGTCCCAAAAAAAACTGCAATTTCTTCTGAACCAGTAGCTCTTTGAGGATGTTTCTCAGATGGTGACTGATAAGCAGGCTTCTTACCCTTTTGTTGTGACACAGGTTTTGTGGATGAGGACTCCTTATATTCATCTGCAATGTTCTAAAACATGTAAAATGACCATTAAACAAACAACACTATATTTTCCAATGTCTCCTTGTTGGTCTAAAAATAGACTGAAGCAAATCAGTTCATCCTTAACTGGTTTTAGCTGTTTGTGTTCAAGCTGAGTCCTAGTATCAGATTCCTTCTCATCACGGGAACCAGCTTCTTGTTGAAGGTGTTTCTTTGGTGATTCTTGAGAAGATGGAGCACTTAAAACATCAGGAAAGAGCCTTTGAGGGAATGTAGGATGTGATTCATCATAACTATTCAGTTTCTGTAGATTTTTACTCATTAATGTTCTTATTACTGTGTTTCTGCTTTAAGTTTTCATTGCTTCTTTAATCAGCTGAGTAATATCAAACCTGAGACCTCATCATTTCTGCGGAAGGGTAATTCAGCATTGCCAAGAACAGCTCTGCTTTCGCTTTCTGCTCCTCTTCGGCCACCACTAAGAAGCTCatcatgttttttctttaatgcaGATTGTCTCTGCAAAAGTAAATATGTCAGAAGTCAATAGCACAACCTCAAAATGCTGTCTCTACAAGTTAATAGCATTCAAATCAATGCTAATTGAGGCACATATCAAATGCTGAAGAAAGTTCTTAAGCATGAGTGCATTCATTACAAACTGCATGAGAAAAATGAATCGGTACCAATGAACGAATTCTATCGCGCTCTTCATCACTAAGGATGACTTGCAATTTCAAACGCAGATGGCCACCACCAAGTGGAAACTTGTCTTCCAAAACACCTTTTTCTAAAATCAACTTTATTTGAATACCTGCCATTTGTTCATTAGTTAATGAAGTTACTGTGTCTGATTTTGAAAAGGCCAGTTCAAATAGGATGTGTACTGAAAAACAACCTGTACGTGATATTTCATTCCCCTCAGCATCctgaattttgaaaatcaaatcaTCACGGATGCTAGTTATGGGGCTGAACAATATACAACAGAACAGATTATAACCTAGAAATTGTTATGACCACATATCACATAAACAAGGTATACAATCTCACAAAGATAAGTTTTCCTTGTCATTCACTTGGTACTCTATTCTCCCCAAGGAAGCTGCATGCATTCACCACTGAACTTGTTATAATTGGCCTTAAGAATGTGCTTAAGGGGAGAGAATTGAGATAGCTACAAAAATTCAAAAGCAAGAACATACCCCTTATGGATGTTGGAGAAGATAATGGAAGATCCATGAATTCCAGTACTGTAAAATGAATAGAGaagtgagagagaaaaaaaaaatcatctggGATTCTGGGATTCAGTACTCTAAATGAAAGTTAGTACCTGAAACCATGATGGTTCCTGgcattgcaggaagaagaattCTAAAAATACAGTAACTTAATAAGTTAACAAAACAAGAGAGAGATTAGGTTGACACTAGTTACTGTCCTCAACTCTAGACTCTGATCTAGGTTGAGTGCTGAAGAAAAGCATTGTGTTCATTGACTGTGTTGATTAAGTGATGGAAACATGGATGGGTTTTGAAAGAATGGATATGGTTAGAATCCAATGAAACCAGGTTGTGTGGTCCTTGCAACCTCAGAAATAGTTATTAGCCATAAAAGCCTGATAGAAAAAAATCCCATTTTGTCTCATTTATTAACTTGTAAGCACTTGCCATCATCACTACTTTCCTCTTACTATTCAAATTGAGACATGAATTGGATTGTTGAAATACTGTTACACTGATAAAGGAATGACACCCATTTATCTAATAGAGTCATggttttataaagataaaattgtgtTCGAAAAGAGTGTTTCAGAGTGTATCACTGTCATGATATAAATGTTTCGGAGTGTATCACCTAGAAATCCTAGAAAGGATTTGAAGCtgaaaatcaaacaaacacaGAGTCCTTTTTTAACCAAGTATTGCTTCTCCTTTTAATCTGtggtacaaaattataaaatcaattacttgattgattaaatttcaatttatcgAATTAAACTTTGACTTAGATTCTTGAGAAAATTGACCATGACATTTTTGCCCTTACATTCTAATGGAAAAATCATCATATTTTGAATAGAAAAGTAGCGTAAGTTGAATTTTGAAGCAATAAAAAAAAGACTAGCCTCTCCGACAGGGGTTCCAAAATGTTCTAGAAACTTTTAAGGTTGGAATAACTTCTAACactaaaattgtttttggatctgattgataatatatatatatatatatatatatatatatatatatatatatatatatatatattcttttgatACGGAGTTATATTTTCtatgttaaattattcttttggtctctctatttgtcaagtaatatcaatttggttctcaaattttttgttatctcaatttggtcctcattttcttaacaatgattcaatttggttgtTGCCGTTAATTTTGActagacggtgttaaagtcaaaaCCACGTATCAActtttggtttttttgaatttttttaatttgtttggtCAAACTAATggtaaggactaaattgaatcatttttaaaaaaatgaggaccaaatgaagacaaaaagaaatttgagaacCAAACTAAtatttcttgacaaatagagaaatcaaaatagtaatttaacccatacttttttatgatatttgagATTTCAACATATTTTGTTCTTTAACTGTATTTAGTATAGTATTGataatgatatataatttataaaaatgatcaGATTGTTTGCTTGGTCACGATAccaaaatagaaatataaaaactaatatgAACCCAATCTGAATAATAAGTGAACCGAATTAACTCTTAACTTAGGTTAAGAGGATGCACAATCCAAAAAGAGGACAAAAATAATGTCAATCCAAACTCTAAAGATGCAGAATCATAGAATCTCAAATTAAGAGGATCATGTTGATAAGCATTAAACTTAAGCAAAAATATTATGATGTAAAATGTGAAGTTacaaataaaaacttataaaaatatataagttgtcATAAAATCTCACTACTAAaatcaaagttttaaatatgtttttatctttcaagtttaactgaaatttgaaattagtctctcttcaaaatttttgatcaatttagtccttcatctttaaaaaatgcatgaatttaattcttttaaccaaattttgttaagtttatctgacgtttcaagcgcatttcaggATAGTATTTGAATGGATtacatcgtttgacacatttttgcttcaatgttaactcaaatattatcataaaatacgtttaaaatgtcaaataaacttaacgaAATTTGGAAAgaatgattaaattcacgtattccTAAAAtcaaaggactaaattgatgtaaaattttGAAGGAGAACTTATTCCAAAATTCACCGAAATTTgagggaaaaaaatatatttaaccttgtCATAAATATGGTGTGTAAGTTACTTAAAAGTGAAATAACACCCTAAAACCTATTTAAACCTATTTAAAGTGGAATAAGaatatgtgtaaaaaaaatccATGTAGGTTCCTTATAACACTTTTAAATACTAAATCTTCTAATTAGCAAAATTTTATGACATCTAATTATTCTTTTCAAGTTGCCTATGAATACCTACaattataatatgatttattttagttgtcagatatgtatatatattactcTTAAATCTATAGCATTTTTAAGTGGTTTTTTCCGTCATTATCATTAACTATATTTACTTTAAtgctaaaaatgaaaatattaatactaaaatatgtttttaatggCTCTGCATGTTTCTTcaaaaataattcttaattagctttaaattcttgaatttttctaagtttttttaatattttttattattaattataataaatcttattattaattatagttgattTAATGCTaagaattaaaaagtatttattaatataattcacaccaaaaaagaatatttcaaattaaaataattataattcttagacacataatttaattaatgtaaataagGTAGGAGTGTGGAGTAAAATGAATCCCATAATTGTCTTAAAAAAGGATATGACacgaaaatatattaatgtaagaaaagaaaaataaatgtaaagagttattaaaattattgatttctaaatttagTTTGGTTATCAGAAGAATTATTTACTGAATTGGTCGCTACTAAAGTTTTGACCTCCGaacaaatcaatttttatattagttcctaattaattattataattttctacttttatattagttcctaattaattattataattttctacttttataacataatactgttaaaataaaatattttaattagtttaatgtataatatattagtACAGTCTTAAAGGACTATAATAATATCGTTTATATACATTATTaatctataatatattaatacaagATTATATTTAACATGAACTCAAGTTACTAAACTATGGTATATTAGCACAAGACTATACTTAACATCATCAAATCTTATTCAAGTGCTCAAACCCTTAACTATAATGTTAGTAAGTtagtaacaaataaaaatacttgtTGTATTACTATCATGTTAGCgaattaatgttataaaatttatttaaattgactttatcaattttaagttcacgctaattaatttaaaatctttaataaataaaagtatttgtaCTAATATCAAATTAGTTTCGATTTAATTGATGTTAAGTGaaataagtattaaaaataaatgagagtTAATCTTATTACTAACTTAtctatttttagtatttatatttatttaatttaaactatgttaaaaatattattttattatttatataattttggttAAATAATTCTATTTTATGTGTTATAAATTCATACTTTTTTAACAACgaatatgaataataaattaattttgatttaaagactcaaatttaaatatagaaaattttcttattcacaatttttatctttcatttttttacatataagtTTTGTATAATCATTTCACAATTAATATTCATATCtttcatttacatttttttattcactttttttattcaccagtaaaatttttgtttgtatttaactttttcttaaagataatataagagacattttttttttaaaataacagtcATAAGTTCtacttacaaaaattaaattaatgaacTGATACTaaatcaacaaaattataaaataagaatagaTTAACATAATTT
Encoded here:
- the LOC114162359 gene encoding uncharacterized protein LOC114162359 isoform X1, with the protein product MPGTIMVSVLEFMDLPLSSPTSIRASLGRIEYQVNDKENLSFPITSIRDDLIFKIQDAEGNEISRTGCFSVHILFELAFSKSDTVTSLTNEQMAGIQIKLILEKGVLEDKFPLGGGHLRLKLQVILSDEERDRIRSLRQSALKKKHDELLSGGRRGAESESRAVLGNAELPFRRNDEKLNSYDESHPTFPQRLFPDVLSAPSSQESPKKHLQQEAGSRDEKESDTRTQLEHKQLKPNIADEYKESSSTKPVSQQKGKKPAYQSPSEKHPQRATGSEEIAVFFGTEKNDAPASNVVQPNEEEGGPQHSEKRASLGRIPSNVRKMISAFEGGSAQDKRSQIKPPPTKQQQSSNERRYSSKTQHLEKDKSEKTEPADLHERVKSSSLNEAHVGTGTEGSKHERKVETKDSKPKTSDNNGDENSGGPFNQVVKVAIIVGFGLLVLLTRKRRKSLWILLMKSFFITYYCGLEQLSVTVVSAA
- the LOC114162359 gene encoding uncharacterized protein LOC114162359 isoform X7; this translates as MAGIQIKLILEKGVLEDKFPLGGGHLRLKLQVILSDEERDRIRSLRQSALKKKHDELLSGGRRGAESESRAVLGNAELPFRRNDEKLNSYDESHPTFPQRLFPDVLSAPSSQESPKKHLQQEAGSRDEKESDTRTQLEHKQLKPNIADEYKESSSTKPVSQQKGKKPAYQSPSEKHPQRATGSEEIAVFFGTEKNDAPASNVVQPNEEEGGPQHSEKRASLGRIPSNVRKMISAFEGGSAQDKRSQIKPPPTKQQQSSNERRYSSKTQHLEKDKSEKTEPADLHERVKSSSLNEAHVGTGTEGSKHERKVETKDSKPKTSDNNGDENSGGPFNQVVKVAIIVGFGLLVLLTRKRRKSLWILLMKSFFITYYCGLEQLSVTVVSAA
- the LOC114162359 gene encoding uncharacterized protein LOC114162359 isoform X5 translates to MPGTIMVSVLEFMDLPLSSPTSIRASLGRIEYQVNDKENLSFPITSIRDDLIFKIQDAEGNEISRTGIQIKLILEKGVLEDKFPLGGGHLRLKLQVILSDEERDRIRSLRQSALKKKHDELLSGGRRGAESESRAVLGNAELPFRRNDEKLNSYDESHPTFPQRLFPDVLSAPSSQESPKKHLQQEAGSRDEKESDTRTQLEHKQLKPNIADEYKESSSTKPVSQQKGKKPAYQSPSEKHPQRATGSEEIAVFFGTEKNDAPASNVVQPNEEEGGPQHSEKRASLGRIPSNVRKMISAFEGGSAQDKRSQIKPPPTKQQQSSNERRYSSKTQHLEKDKSEKTEPADLHERVKSSSLNEAHVGTGTEGSKHERKVETKDSKPKTSDNNGDENSGGPFNQVVKVAIIVGFGLLVLLTRKRRKSLWILLMKSFFITYYCGLEQLSVTVVSAA
- the LOC114162359 gene encoding uncharacterized protein LOC114162359 isoform X2, whose amino-acid sequence is MPGTIMVSVLEFMDLPLSSPTSIRASLGRIEYQVNDKENLSFPITSIRDDLIFKIQDAEGNEISRTGCFSVHILFELAFSKSDTVTSLTNEQMAGIQIKLILEKGVLEDKFPLGGGHLRLKLQVILSDEERDRIRSLRQSALKKKHDELLSGGRRGAESESRAVLGNAELPFRRNDEKLNSYDESHPTFPQRLFPDVLSAPSSQESPKKHLQQEAGSRDEKESDTRTQLEHKQLKPNIADEYKESSSTKPVSQQKGKKPAYQSPSEKHPQRATGSEEIAVFFGTEKNDAPASNVVQPNEEEGGPQHSEKRASLGRIPSNVRKMISAFEGGSAQDKRSQIKPPPTKQQQSSNERRYSSKTQHLEKDKSEKTEPADLHERVKSSSLNEAHVGTGTEGSKHERKVETKDSKPKTSDNNGDENSGGPFNQVVKVAIIVGFGLLVLLTRKRRKSNEERQRDVFNFLNLPE
- the LOC114162359 gene encoding uncharacterized protein LOC114162359 isoform X6; the encoded protein is MPGTIMVSVLEFMDLPLSSPTSIRASLGRIEYQVNDKENLSFPITSIRDDLIFKIQDAEGNEISRTGIQIKLILEKGVLEDKFPLGGGHLRLKLQVILSDEERDRIRSLRQSALKKKHDELLSGGRRGAESESRAVLGNAELPFRRNDEVSESPKKHLQQEAGSRDEKESDTRTQLEHKQLKPNIADEYKESSSTKPVSQQKGKKPAYQSPSEKHPQRATGSEEIAVFFGTEKNDAPASNVVQPNEEEGGPQHSEKRASLGRIPSNVRKMISAFEGGSAQDKRSQIKPPPTKQQQSSNERRYSSKTQHLEKDKSEKTEPADLHERVKSSSLNEAHVGTGTEGSKHERKVETKDSKPKTSDNNGDENSGGPFNQVVKVAIIVGFGLLVLLTRKRRKSLWILLMKSFFITYYCGLEQLSVTVVSAA
- the LOC114162359 gene encoding uncharacterized protein LOC114162359 isoform X4, with protein sequence MPGTIMVSVLEFMDLPLSSPTSIRASLGRIEYQVNDKENLSFPITSIRDDLIFKIQDAEGNEISRTGCFSVHILFELAFSKSDTVTSLTNEQMAGIQIKLILEKGVLEDKFPLGGGHLRLKLQVILSDEERDRIRSLRQSALKKKHDELLSGGRRGAESESRAVLGNAELPFRRNDEVSESPKKHLQQEAGSRDEKESDTRTQLEHKQLKPNIADEYKESSSTKPVSQQKGKKPAYQSPSEKHPQRATGSEEIAVFFGTEKNDAPASNVVQPNEEEGGPQHSEKRASLGRIPSNVRKMISAFEGGSAQDKRSQIKPPPTKQQQSSNERRYSSKTQHLEKDKSEKTEPADLHERVKSSSLNEAHVGTGTEGSKHERKVETKDSKPKTSDNNGDENSGGPFNQVVKVAIIVGFGLLVLLTRKRRKSLWILLMKSFFITYYCGLEQLSVTVVSAA
- the LOC114162359 gene encoding uncharacterized protein LOC114162359 isoform X3, yielding MPGTIMVSVLEFMDLPLSSPTSIRASLGRIEYQVNDKENLSFPITSIRDDLIFKIQDAEGNEISRTGCFSVHILFELAFSKSDTVTSLTNEQMAGIQIKLILEKGVLEDKFPLGGGHLRLKLQVILSDEERDRIRSLRQSALKKKHDELLSGGRRGAESESRAVLGNAELPFRRNDEKLNSYDESHPTFPQRLFPDVLSAPSSQESPKKHLQQEAGSRDEKESDTRTQLEHKQLKPNIADEYKESSSTKPVSQQKGKKPAYQSPSEKHPQRATGSEEIAVFFGTEKNDAPASNVVQPNEEEGGPQHSEKRASLGRIPSNVRKMISAFEGGSAQDKRSQIKPPPTKQQQSSNERRYSSKTQHLEKDKSEKTEPADLHERVKSSSLNEAHVGTGTEGSKHERKVETKDSKPKTSDNNGDENSGGPFNQVVKVAIIVGFGLLVLLTRKRRKRMKKKNA